The Thioalkalivibrio thiocyanodenitrificans ARhD 1 genome window below encodes:
- a CDS encoding midcut-by-XrtH protein yields MTARHPGLAGAFGILLLLASSANAQEITTAPVATVPVDNPWALALLVVAFLAGAFVVLHRRSHRVSLMALLSVGLATGMLWQSADLRAQVVLMFTDPGGETLPIAVDTVMANGDIVGFVPADFVNQSGNTLRIAAITLPSFAQCFPGGAGNLQPPGPPDPDPPASCDVGRTLPSGAGCRVDVDSVCRDLAAATPPLSSINSLALAVNAPGEDPPLPGNARQIVFTNTGSDALVNLQVSVSGLPAGTIISNNTCVGTLDAGASCTVTITPGASPSHDVSANACTGAPGTEPVPGIVSLHSHNAPPSDVNVLVLGYGCIYEGGYLFAVDDSTPASGSIGGKVAALSDENSAQWSTSLAETNADSLYDGSANSAVLGADPGDYPAAQACLNQAAAGYTDWYLPAICELGRFVGLGTDAGCGNNSPNLYTSLHLGGRGGFGNDLYWSSTESSADPVSFGWIQSFDSGIQAIANKTGLYRVRCIRQFSP; encoded by the coding sequence ATGACCGCACGCCATCCGGGCCTCGCCGGTGCTTTCGGCATCCTGTTGCTGCTCGCATCCAGCGCGAACGCGCAGGAGATCACCACGGCCCCCGTGGCCACCGTGCCGGTGGACAATCCCTGGGCCCTGGCCCTGCTGGTAGTTGCCTTCCTTGCCGGTGCCTTTGTGGTGCTGCACCGGCGCAGCCACAGGGTGAGCCTGATGGCGCTCCTCTCCGTGGGGCTTGCCACCGGCATGCTCTGGCAGAGCGCCGATCTGCGCGCCCAGGTGGTGCTGATGTTCACCGACCCGGGCGGCGAGACGCTTCCCATCGCCGTCGACACGGTCATGGCCAACGGCGACATCGTGGGCTTTGTGCCGGCCGATTTCGTCAACCAGTCCGGCAACACCTTGCGTATCGCGGCTATCACACTGCCCTCGTTTGCGCAGTGCTTCCCCGGTGGGGCCGGCAACCTCCAGCCGCCGGGGCCGCCGGATCCTGACCCTCCCGCGTCCTGCGACGTCGGCCGGACGTTGCCCAGTGGAGCGGGCTGCCGGGTGGACGTGGACAGCGTCTGCCGCGATCTGGCTGCAGCGACTCCCCCGCTGAGCTCCATCAATTCACTGGCACTGGCCGTGAACGCCCCGGGCGAGGATCCGCCCCTGCCAGGTAATGCACGCCAGATTGTGTTCACCAACACCGGCAGCGACGCGTTGGTCAACCTGCAGGTAAGTGTCTCCGGACTGCCTGCCGGCACGATAATCAGCAACAACACCTGTGTCGGCACGCTGGACGCTGGCGCAAGCTGCACCGTGACAATCACACCCGGCGCCAGCCCCAGCCATGATGTTTCCGCCAATGCCTGCACCGGTGCGCCCGGCACTGAGCCGGTGCCGGGGATTGTCTCGCTGCATAGCCATAACGCACCGCCGAGTGATGTGAACGTGCTGGTGCTCGGCTACGGCTGTATCTACGAGGGTGGCTACCTGTTCGCCGTGGATGACTCAACCCCGGCATCCGGTTCGATCGGCGGGAAAGTGGCGGCATTGAGCGATGAGAACAGCGCTCAATGGTCGACATCGCTCGCGGAGACAAACGCGGACAGCCTGTATGACGGCTCTGCAAACAGCGCCGTGCTGGGTGCCGACCCGGGTGATTATCCCGCTGCACAGGCTTGTCTGAACCAGGCAGCGGCAGGCTACACCGACTGGTATCTTCCCGCCATCTGCGAGCTGGGGCGTTTTGTCGGTCTGGGCACCGATGCCGGATGCGGCAACAACTCCCCCAATCTGTACACCAGCCTGCATCTGGGCGGCCGCGGCGGATTCGGCAACGACCTGTACTGGAGCTCCACAGAATCTTCGGCTGATCCGGTGAGCTTCGGGTGGATCCAGAGCTTTGACTCCGGAATCCAGGCTATCGCCAACAAAACGGGACTTTACCGGGTGAGATGCATTCGGCAGTTCAGCCCCTGA
- a CDS encoding collagen-like protein, producing the protein MNTSRPKLLVLLALLFLSSQPALALEPIIPMLECVEYDEDTQEATARLYYINMNDFVVNLPPGGDNYISPAPGNRRQQSRFVPGLHWRDFTITWNVESTPQLTWHLLGNEVVMHAFNSRLCGIPECRTDPGPQGLTGPEGPEGPTGPVGPQGDQGPRGAPGPIGEPAPGATSGCRTVTTAEGGDTAIAACAANEVLVSGGGHCDDTLITDTQNWATGQIRASYPDSNGLWAVECALGHATSHAICCPASQ; encoded by the coding sequence GTGAACACGTCCCGGCCAAAGCTGCTGGTTCTGCTGGCGCTGCTGTTCCTGAGCAGTCAGCCTGCTCTGGCCCTCGAGCCGATTATTCCAATGCTTGAATGCGTGGAATACGACGAAGACACCCAGGAAGCGACCGCGCGCCTGTATTACATCAACATGAACGACTTCGTGGTGAATCTGCCTCCCGGCGGCGACAACTACATCTCGCCGGCACCAGGCAATCGCCGTCAGCAAAGCCGGTTTGTTCCGGGACTGCACTGGCGCGATTTCACCATCACCTGGAATGTCGAAAGCACGCCTCAGTTGACCTGGCACCTGCTAGGCAATGAAGTCGTCATGCATGCGTTCAACAGCAGGCTTTGCGGCATCCCCGAATGCCGTACCGATCCCGGCCCACAGGGGCTGACCGGTCCGGAAGGACCGGAAGGCCCCACCGGACCCGTCGGGCCGCAAGGCGATCAAGGCCCCCGGGGCGCGCCCGGCCCGATCGGCGAACCGGCGCCAGGCGCCACCAGTGGCTGCCGTACCGTAACGACAGCCGAGGGCGGAGATACCGCAATCGCCGCCTGTGCAGCCAACGAGGTCCTGGTCAGTGGCGGTGGCCATTGCGACGACACGCTGATCACCGATACCCAGAATTGGGCCACCGGACAAATCCGGGCCAGCTACCCCGACTCGAACGGCCTGTGGGCAGTGGAATGCGCACTGGGCCACGCGACCTCCCACGCAATCTGCTGCCCGGCTTCGCAATAG
- a CDS encoding REP-associated tyrosine transposase — MRIEFSGALYHVTARGNERRSIFLSDDDRSRFLDTLGEVCARLSWRCHAYCQMTNHYHLLVETPEANLSRGMRQLNGVYTQYINRRHRRVGHLFQGRFSGILVQKETYLLELARYIVLNPVRARMVPAAGEWPWSSYRPTVGLAYRPEFLTTDWLLTAFCNERDLARRAFERFVADGTGQPGPWARLKNQIYLGSERFVEEMQGRIDAKQPLDEIPATQKRPVARDLAYYADRFSPRDLAIAEAYRSGAYSMREIAIHFGVSRMTVSRAVQRFETALKQEQRNGQWET; from the coding sequence CTGAGAATCGAATTTTCCGGGGCATTGTATCATGTCACCGCTCGAGGAAACGAACGGCGCAGTATCTTTCTCTCGGACGATGACCGATCTCGGTTCCTCGATACCCTGGGCGAGGTGTGCGCGAGATTGAGTTGGCGTTGTCACGCCTATTGCCAGATGACAAACCATTATCACCTCCTGGTTGAGACGCCCGAGGCGAACCTCTCGCGCGGAATGCGGCAGCTCAACGGCGTCTACACGCAATACATCAATCGTCGCCACCGGCGCGTGGGGCACCTCTTCCAAGGCCGTTTCAGCGGCATTCTCGTGCAGAAGGAAACGTATCTCCTGGAGCTGGCCCGCTACATCGTGCTCAATCCGGTGCGGGCCCGTATGGTGCCGGCGGCCGGAGAATGGCCGTGGAGCAGTTATCGTCCAACCGTGGGGCTCGCGTACAGACCGGAGTTTCTCACCACCGATTGGCTCCTGACCGCTTTCTGCAATGAGCGCGATCTGGCGAGAAGAGCCTTCGAGCGCTTCGTGGCCGACGGCACCGGGCAACCGGGCCCGTGGGCGCGGCTGAAGAACCAGATCTATCTCGGATCTGAACGATTCGTTGAGGAGATGCAAGGTCGAATCGACGCAAAGCAACCGCTCGATGAGATTCCGGCAACACAGAAACGCCCTGTGGCCCGCGACCTCGCTTACTATGCCGATAGATTCTCACCTAGAGACCTTGCGATCGCCGAGGCGTACCGCAGTGGCGCCTACAGCATGCGGGAGATCGCGATACATTTCGGTGTAAGCCGCATGACGGTCAGCCGAGCGGTGCAGCGGTTCGAGACGGCGCTCAAGCAGGAACAACGGAATGGGCAATGGGAGACCTGA
- a CDS encoding SAM-dependent methyltransferase produces MDIPRIFHITESAHRIHDPFTPEKLATLGKALRLEAGARVLDLGSGSGEMLCTWARDRGVIGTGIDMSQLFTEQAKLRAEELGVADQVKFIHGDAAGYVSDEKVDVAACVGASWIAGGVAGTIELLARSLRAGGIILIGEPYWRQLPPTEDVAKGCLANSISDFLMLPKLLASFGQLGYDVVEMVLADQDSWDRYEAAKWLTMRRWLEANPDDELAKDVRAQLTSEPERYAAYTREYLGWGAFALMPR; encoded by the coding sequence TTGGATATTCCACGGATCTTCCACATCACTGAAAGTGCTCACCGCATCCACGACCCGTTCACACCCGAAAAGCTCGCCACGCTCGGCAAGGCGCTGCGTCTGGAAGCGGGGGCCCGAGTGCTCGACCTCGGCAGCGGTTCGGGGGAAATGCTGTGCACCTGGGCACGCGATCGCGGCGTTATCGGCACCGGCATCGACATGAGCCAGCTGTTCACCGAGCAAGCGAAACTCCGTGCGGAAGAACTCGGCGTCGCCGATCAAGTCAAGTTCATCCATGGCGATGCTGCGGGATACGTCTCTGACGAGAAGGTCGATGTTGCGGCCTGTGTCGGTGCGAGCTGGATCGCCGGGGGAGTCGCCGGCACTATCGAGCTTCTGGCGCGGAGCCTGCGCGCCGGGGGGATCATCCTCATCGGCGAGCCCTACTGGCGGCAGCTACCGCCGACGGAAGATGTTGCCAAGGGGTGTCTTGCCAACTCGATCTCTGACTTTCTCATGCTTCCGAAACTTCTCGCATCCTTCGGCCAGCTTGGCTACGACGTCGTTGAAATGGTCCTGGCGGACCAGGACAGTTGGGACAGGTACGAGGCGGCCAAGTGGCTCACGATGCGTCGGTGGCTTGAAGCCAATCCCGACGACGAGTTGGCGAAAGATGTTCGAGCCCAACTGACCTCTGAACCCGAGCGCTACGCAGCTTACACGCGTGAATACCTGGGCTGGGGCGCGTTCGCGCTGATGCCTCGGTGA